The proteins below are encoded in one region of Methanosarcina barkeri 3:
- a CDS encoding TasA family protein produces the protein MKVIPSVLLISFVLLLVSAGTWASFTDVETASGSTITAGTMDLYITDHGPIIDHEWTLTNMVPGDYKSGQLNLHNNGTVADHVEIAFSTVCRDPGYEAGANEESDTLNGADGMDEYLKVVSMSYIKYGSGVSSGNLVKDGVSSVITDRNVNGYIDLADLNGITLDNLDAPGPGQTYPIDFDMEVRFDESAPNDYQGDECILTMKFDLK, from the coding sequence ATGAAAGTGATACCTTCAGTTTTGTTAATTTCTTTTGTACTTCTTCTAGTTTCTGCAGGTACATGGGCATCTTTCACAGATGTTGAGACAGCTTCAGGAAGTACAATTACTGCTGGAACAATGGATCTGTACATAACGGATCATGGTCCAATCATTGACCATGAGTGGACGCTCACTAATATGGTTCCTGGGGACTATAAATCTGGTCAGCTTAACTTACACAACAATGGAACTGTTGCAGATCACGTAGAGATCGCATTCTCAACTGTTTGTCGAGATCCCGGCTATGAAGCAGGAGCAAATGAAGAAAGCGATACACTCAATGGTGCTGATGGGATGGATGAGTACTTGAAAGTTGTATCAATGTCATATATTAAATATGGATCGGGAGTAAGTTCTGGAAATCTTGTTAAAGACGGGGTTTCATCTGTTATCACTGACAGAAACGTAAACGGTTACATTGACCTTGCAGATCTCAATGGCATAACGCTGGATAATCTGGATGCGCCAGGACCTGGGCAGACTTATCCCATAGACTTCGATATGGAAGTACGTTTCGATGAAAGTGCTCCAAATGACTACCAGGGAGATGAATGTATATTGACAATGAAGTTTGACCTGAAATAA
- a CDS encoding signal peptidase I, with product MKIIKFFIGLIFIVILVPIVATMVPTGPVKFMTVTGSSMEPTITSSDIIVVDTTKTQPVVGDIVSYYHTFEENQRFIVTHRIVGVEIGGYRTKGDAYTKADGYIVTPEDVIGVMYFKIPYLGELVHFAGTSKGLLLLVIFPALTLIVHELREIIRLIER from the coding sequence ATGAAAATAATAAAGTTTTTTATCGGGTTGATATTTATCGTCATCCTTGTACCTATAGTTGCAACCATGGTTCCTACAGGTCCAGTCAAGTTCATGACTGTGACAGGAAGCAGTATGGAGCCCACAATAACATCCAGTGATATAATTGTGGTTGACACTACAAAAACGCAGCCTGTGGTTGGGGATATAGTGTCTTATTATCATACATTTGAAGAAAATCAGAGATTTATAGTCACACACCGGATAGTGGGAGTGGAGATCGGGGGGTACAGGACAAAAGGGGACGCATACACAAAGGCAGACGGCTACATTGTCACTCCTGAAGACGTGATAGGAGTTATGTATTTCAAGATCCCATACCTGGGTGAACTTGTTCACTTTGCAGGAACTTCTAAGGGACTCTTATTGCTTGTAATCTTCCCTGCACTGACACTGATCGTGCATGAGTTACGTGAGATTATTCGATTAATAGAGAGATAA
- a CDS encoding TasA family protein, giving the protein MLNKKMLLSVLIIGVVATVAGAGTWAAFSDSETSDGNTFTAGTLDLKLNGLDGITGFSIGDVAPNAQGTAGTITVKNAGTISGNLVVSSANIVEDENGMNDAEQAVDSTAADGELGSAITISIYDGATLLYQGPIAGLSDENLGTLAGAEEKTLTINYAVSDAGNEIQSDILEFDLEFTLNQ; this is encoded by the coding sequence ATGCTTAACAAGAAAATGCTTTTGAGCGTGCTAATTATTGGTGTAGTTGCAACTGTCGCAGGAGCTGGAACATGGGCAGCATTCAGTGACAGTGAAACAAGTGATGGAAACACTTTTACAGCTGGAACATTAGATCTCAAACTAAATGGCTTAGACGGAATTACCGGTTTTAGTATCGGGGATGTCGCTCCTAATGCCCAAGGTACTGCAGGAACTATTACAGTCAAAAACGCTGGAACTATTAGTGGAAACCTTGTTGTAAGTTCTGCCAATATAGTAGAAGATGAAAATGGTATGAATGATGCTGAACAAGCAGTTGATTCTACTGCTGCTGATGGTGAGCTTGGTAGTGCAATAACTATATCAATTTATGATGGAGCGACCCTTCTCTACCAGGGACCTATAGCAGGTCTCTCTGACGAAAATCTCGGAACTCTTGCTGGTGCTGAGGAAAAAACTTTAACCATTAATTATGCAGTTAGTGATGCTGGCAACGAGATTCAGAGTGATATTTTAGAATTTGACCTGGAATTTACTCTCAACCAGTGA
- a CDS encoding signal peptidase I, whose protein sequence is MKKREIIQATIIFLIAVFLVNSLIPFFTGSSQALIVLSGSMTPLVLPGDMIVAKSISTDELTVGDVVVFRGTGEKADSLVTHRIVNIQEGKERVFQTKGDANEEIDDFKVPASDVVGKLTFVIPFAGHLPEASKNTNLFFLTVILPAGLIILDESKNILKYSSPARARKFEREQKKVARRTSYVLDGIRLAALIFISGFVFTGIFLQNLEGNGPVVLEKEYKVENSGILPSVYVFTPDNPEQKFAIEHWYGVIPPANSTLVIAPGNTPAKLSTVPYILPVFWITELAEISPYLPTAFGILLYVSAFTLLLSPFWCRKLGARSHRKKILIHWLLAQSKRTLNLG, encoded by the coding sequence ATGAAGAAGAGAGAAATTATACAGGCTACAATTATCTTTCTGATTGCAGTGTTTCTTGTCAATTCCTTAATTCCATTTTTTACAGGTTCATCGCAAGCCCTGATTGTGCTGAGCGGGAGTATGACGCCGCTAGTACTGCCAGGAGATATGATAGTTGCAAAATCGATCAGTACGGATGAACTTACGGTAGGGGATGTTGTAGTTTTCCGGGGTACTGGAGAGAAAGCTGACAGTCTTGTAACGCACAGGATTGTAAATATACAGGAAGGAAAAGAACGTGTCTTCCAGACGAAGGGGGATGCAAATGAGGAAATAGATGACTTTAAAGTCCCTGCATCCGATGTTGTGGGAAAACTGACTTTTGTTATTCCATTTGCCGGACATTTGCCTGAAGCCTCCAAAAATACGAATCTGTTTTTCCTGACTGTTATTCTGCCTGCAGGCCTGATAATCCTCGATGAATCAAAGAATATTCTTAAGTACAGCTCTCCAGCTCGAGCTCGAAAATTCGAACGAGAGCAGAAAAAAGTTGCCAGGCGCACTTCTTATGTACTCGACGGAATACGGTTGGCTGCGCTTATTTTTATAAGTGGGTTTGTTTTTACAGGCATATTCTTGCAAAATCTGGAAGGAAATGGACCTGTAGTCCTGGAGAAAGAGTACAAAGTAGAAAACTCTGGAATTCTACCATCTGTGTATGTTTTCACACCCGATAATCCGGAGCAAAAGTTTGCTATTGAGCACTGGTACGGAGTTATTCCTCCAGCCAACTCAACTCTGGTTATTGCACCTGGAAATACCCCTGCAAAATTGAGTACAGTACCTTATATATTGCCGGTTTTCTGGATAACTGAGCTTGCGGAAATAAGTCCTTATCTCCCTACTGCTTTCGGTATCTTGCTTTATGTATCAGCCTTTACATTGCTTCTGTCTCCCTTTTGGTGCCGAAAATTGGGAGCTAGATCGCATAGAAAAAAGATCTTGATTCATTGGCTGCTTGCACAGAGTAAGAGGACTCTCAACCTGGGATAA
- a CDS encoding DUF5305 domain-containing protein gives MIFSGLWTYEAYAGDAYEEREKIVSSYTQYGSYTYTAPVTKSNPLYTTGTVLEMGKPAYFFAVSPTVDVSFTYRLKATDSANISVKRETVIVATSKEVAEEEGKEDTIFWQKEFPLKSKRAVDIENDEPITEKFSINVSEIQSMVKGVQDQLKYPQGATVEIITRVNCEGQVNGKYVNNTKDFAIPLVMGSSYYQMPEELEFNESTALYKKIRVQKDSSLSSIKKPLPIFLLSIVLVGTILSCRKMKKTESSYIEKLEIEQRRLPFKELVSKGKLPENINFLIRVEISSLQELVDAAVDMNERVIYDAETGVYFIIHSGIIYVFLENSKEKTNAS, from the coding sequence ATGATTTTTTCCGGGCTCTGGACTTATGAAGCATATGCAGGGGACGCTTACGAAGAAAGGGAGAAAATAGTTTCTTCCTATACGCAGTATGGCTCGTACACTTATACAGCGCCTGTAACGAAGTCTAATCCCCTTTATACAACCGGAACTGTACTTGAAATGGGAAAGCCTGCGTATTTTTTTGCAGTATCCCCTACTGTTGATGTTTCGTTCACATACCGCCTTAAAGCTACGGATTCTGCTAATATCAGCGTAAAAAGAGAGACAGTCATTGTTGCAACCAGTAAAGAAGTAGCTGAGGAAGAAGGAAAAGAAGACACAATCTTCTGGCAAAAAGAATTTCCTTTGAAGTCTAAAAGAGCGGTTGATATTGAAAATGACGAGCCTATCACCGAAAAATTTTCCATTAATGTATCCGAAATACAGTCAATGGTCAAAGGTGTGCAGGACCAGCTCAAGTACCCACAGGGGGCAACAGTAGAAATCATAACTCGTGTCAACTGTGAAGGACAAGTTAACGGAAAATATGTCAACAACACAAAAGATTTTGCTATACCGTTAGTGATGGGTTCTTCATACTATCAGATGCCTGAAGAACTGGAGTTTAATGAAAGTACTGCTTTATATAAAAAGATTAGAGTCCAGAAAGACTCGTCACTGTCAAGCATTAAAAAACCACTACCTATTTTTCTGCTCAGTATAGTTCTTGTAGGGACTATTCTCTCCTGCAGAAAGATGAAAAAGACTGAGTCATCATATATCGAGAAGTTGGAAATAGAACAAAGACGTTTACCTTTTAAGGAACTTGTCAGCAAAGGTAAACTTCCCGAAAATATAAATTTCCTTATTAGAGTTGAGATATCTTCTCTCCAGGAGCTTGTAGATGCTGCTGTTGATATGAATGAACGCGTAATCTATGATGCAGAAACCGGAGTATATTTTATAATTCATAGTGGCATAATATATGTTTTCCTGGAAAACTCAAAGGAAAAAACCAATGCGAGTTGA